A genomic region of Mesobacillus jeotgali contains the following coding sequences:
- the hisJ gene encoding histidinol-phosphatase HisJ, whose product MKDGHVHTSFCPHGTKDTIEDYVERALELGYTEITFAEHAPLPEGFIDPTPLKDSAMRYEELDRYFQTIEEAKEKFRGKIKINTGFEVDFIEGYEVQTANFLNKFGPRLDDAILSVHFLKNPSGKYDCLDYSPDNFGEIAEAYGSVENVHRHYYQTVLKSILADLGPFKPKRIGHITLANKFRLKFPIQNEFTEEIIEILENVSMQGYELDYNGAGTAKPLCREPYPPEWVVNEALKHGIRLVYGSDAHQAKELGQGLDSMILIQK is encoded by the coding sequence ATGAAGGATGGCCATGTCCACACATCTTTTTGCCCGCATGGCACTAAAGATACGATAGAAGATTACGTCGAGAGAGCCCTGGAGCTTGGCTATACAGAAATCACATTCGCTGAGCACGCCCCTCTACCGGAAGGATTCATAGATCCTACACCACTGAAGGACAGCGCGATGCGTTATGAAGAATTGGATCGATATTTTCAAACGATTGAAGAAGCCAAAGAAAAGTTCAGAGGGAAAATAAAAATCAATACTGGTTTTGAGGTTGATTTTATCGAAGGATACGAGGTTCAGACTGCCAATTTCCTCAACAAATTCGGTCCTCGTCTCGATGACGCCATTCTATCAGTTCATTTTTTGAAAAACCCTTCCGGAAAATATGATTGTCTTGATTACAGTCCGGACAACTTTGGGGAGATAGCAGAAGCATACGGTTCCGTGGAAAATGTGCATCGTCATTACTACCAAACTGTATTGAAATCCATTCTTGCTGATCTCGGGCCATTCAAGCCAAAAAGGATCGGGCATATTACCCTTGCCAATAAATTCCGCTTAAAATTCCCAATCCAGAATGAGTTTACTGAAGAGATCATTGAAATACTGGAGAATGTTTCGATGCAGGGCTATGAGCTGGATTATAACGGAGCTGGTACTGCAAAACCTTTATGCCGTGAACCATATCCTCCAGAATGGGTAGTCAACGAAGCCTTAAAGCATGGGATCAGACTAGTTTACGGTTCTGATGCACACCAGGCGAAGGAGCTAGGACAGGGACTAGACAGTATGATATTAATACAAAAATAA
- the refZ gene encoding forespore capture DNA-binding protein RefZ, protein MRKNSKAAIIDAAIYLFNTKGFNGTSVRDIAARADVNAANISYYFRNKNGLLENCFTVFFESYLEELEKGFSLLECGAEICLKAMVDNVLRYQCQNSQLTRFILREMTIDSQVVREIMSTYHVKERYMFKKVLEAGMGNGEFKKHSIQFSILQLKGLLSMPFLNTHYVTEVLHVQPHEKYFADKYSHEISQWIKGTLCTGHQMQEKMLINI, encoded by the coding sequence ATGAGAAAAAATTCAAAAGCTGCGATTATTGATGCGGCCATCTACTTATTCAATACGAAGGGGTTCAATGGAACATCAGTAAGGGATATTGCGGCAAGGGCAGACGTAAATGCAGCTAATATCTCATACTACTTCCGGAATAAAAATGGACTCCTCGAAAATTGTTTTACCGTTTTTTTTGAAAGCTATCTTGAAGAATTGGAAAAGGGCTTTTCGTTATTGGAGTGCGGTGCTGAGATTTGCCTGAAGGCTATGGTTGACAATGTATTGAGATACCAGTGCCAAAACAGTCAATTGACAAGGTTTATTTTAAGAGAGATGACAATAGACTCGCAAGTTGTCAGGGAAATTATGTCCACCTACCATGTAAAAGAACGCTATATGTTTAAAAAGGTTCTTGAGGCTGGTATGGGGAACGGAGAATTTAAAAAGCACTCCATCCAGTTCAGCATTTTACAATTAAAAGGGCTGCTGTCGATGCCGTTCTTGAATACCCATTATGTGACGGAGGTTCTGCATGTGCAGCCTCATGAAAAGTACTTTGCAGACAAGTACAGCCATGAGATTTCACAATGGATTAAAGGAACTCTTTGTACAGGCCATCAAATGCAAGAGAAGATGTTGATCAACATATAG
- a CDS encoding GAF domain-containing protein gives MFKVETYSDSREKNYDLLIKQLKALIEDEKNAIANFSNASALLNQFLDRVNWVGFYLMEDGELVLGPFQGLPACVRIPLGKGVCGTAASKKQTVRVEDVHAFPGHIACDAASQSEIVVPMVKDGQVIGVLDIDSPEKNRFDELDQQKLEEFVSVLVQYIR, from the coding sequence GTGTTTAAAGTCGAAACATACAGCGACAGCCGTGAAAAAAATTACGATTTATTGATAAAGCAGCTTAAAGCTTTGATAGAGGATGAAAAGAATGCGATTGCGAACTTCAGCAACGCTTCTGCTTTATTGAACCAATTTCTCGATCGCGTCAACTGGGTCGGCTTTTACCTGATGGAAGATGGCGAGCTGGTCCTCGGACCATTCCAAGGACTTCCAGCCTGTGTAAGAATCCCGCTCGGCAAAGGAGTTTGCGGAACTGCCGCATCCAAGAAGCAAACAGTAAGAGTTGAAGATGTCCATGCCTTCCCGGGCCACATCGCATGCGATGCCGCATCACAATCGGAAATCGTCGTTCCGATGGTCAAGGACGGTCAGGTCATCGGCGTGCTTGACATTGATTCGCCCGAAAAAAATCGCTTTGATGAGCTGGACCAGCAAAAACTCGAAGAATTTGTTTCTGTACTTGTACAGTATATTCGCTAA
- the megL gene encoding methionine gamma-lyase, whose protein sequence is MGDRKFETEVIHSGYKSDEFRGSLAPPLFQTSTFTFDTAEQGERRFAGEEEGFIYSRLGNPTVAMLEERMATIEKGEKALAFGSGMAAVSAILVALTRSGDHILCSQGVYGCTFGLLQLMKEKYDINHDFSMMSTREEVLAAITPETRVIYIETPINPTMRLVDLEMVADVAKEKGIPVVVDNTFSSPYLQNPLELGCDFVIHSATKYICGHGDVIAGVAVGPKEIMTKISMTTQKDIGGVISPFDAWLLLRGLKTLPVRMDRHCHNAEKLAAYLSDHPAVEEVIFPGDPKHPDYAIAKKQMRKPGGLISFNIKGGQKEAQAFINKLKLIKIAVSLGDAETLIQHPATMTHAVVPKEARENMGIKDNMLRLSVGLEAWEDLRDDLEAAFEAVRKESTMETGSI, encoded by the coding sequence ATGGGAGATAGAAAATTCGAAACAGAAGTTATCCATTCTGGATATAAATCGGACGAATTCAGGGGAAGCCTTGCGCCGCCATTATTTCAAACTAGTACGTTCACTTTCGATACTGCTGAACAGGGTGAAAGACGCTTTGCCGGAGAAGAGGAAGGGTTCATTTATTCACGTCTTGGAAACCCTACAGTTGCTATGCTTGAAGAGCGGATGGCAACGATTGAAAAAGGGGAAAAAGCCCTTGCGTTTGGTTCAGGGATGGCTGCTGTTTCTGCGATATTAGTAGCGCTGACACGCTCAGGCGACCACATCCTTTGCTCGCAGGGAGTGTATGGATGTACGTTCGGACTGCTGCAGCTTATGAAAGAAAAATATGATATTAACCATGATTTTTCGATGATGTCGACGAGAGAAGAAGTATTGGCTGCCATTACCCCAGAGACAAGAGTCATCTACATCGAAACGCCGATCAACCCAACAATGAGACTGGTTGACCTGGAAATGGTCGCGGATGTTGCGAAGGAAAAAGGGATTCCAGTAGTTGTTGATAATACTTTCAGTTCGCCATATCTCCAGAATCCGCTCGAACTTGGCTGTGATTTCGTCATCCACAGCGCAACGAAGTATATTTGCGGACATGGTGATGTCATTGCCGGAGTAGCAGTGGGGCCAAAGGAGATCATGACTAAAATATCGATGACAACGCAAAAAGACATTGGCGGCGTGATTTCACCATTTGATGCATGGTTATTGCTTAGGGGTTTGAAAACATTGCCGGTAAGGATGGACCGTCATTGTCATAATGCTGAAAAATTAGCAGCGTATCTTTCTGATCATCCTGCAGTCGAAGAAGTCATTTTCCCTGGTGACCCTAAACATCCTGATTACGCAATTGCGAAAAAGCAGATGCGTAAGCCGGGCGGCCTGATTTCCTTTAACATTAAAGGAGGCCAAAAAGAAGCGCAGGCATTCATCAATAAATTAAAGCTCATTAAAATAGCTGTAAGTCTTGGTGACGCAGAAACATTGATCCAGCACCCTGCGACAATGACTCATGCTGTAGTCCCAAAAGAAGCAAGAGAAAATATGGGGATCAAAGACAACATGCTCCGATTGTCAGTTGGATTGGAAGCGTGGGAAGATTTAAGGGATGACCTTGAAGCAGCATTCGAAGCTGTCAGGAAAGAAAGCACTATGGAGACAGGCTCGATTTAA
- a CDS encoding sensor domain-containing diguanylate cyclase, with the protein MEELLEREIILELKSRFFDLISTGRLSFSFLEVLSQMMVILKELLQVDEIDFYGCQEWKQGMHLQATTRLSTNDSVVGTFPDCLVSELTEKPYSFIKYPESMPQYELLLVLAGNEKPKGLFGFQFSGGSLSRLSDRFFNRLSYECNLFIEKARSLAYTMEEEKRYKQLFRVTKKFHSTMDMDAVLGEIISTLREVYPSFTYYLLLSHDHKGYGGLPVKDLEYDSDNLTAMQSYVSGQIQFEDSVVEKNSIMYAPLKGKQGVYGVLQVIAPNSLVFPQNEVEFIKLLANTAGSALENAKLYEQSRKLIADLQLINETSHQLNTSLRLTDTMKFICGQIIKSFNAQEVGFIMLDEDHDDYSVLQGSTSFFFSKDASSYIMRIAKRIKQEMEPLFIGDISFDSDDSSLHFHSIMGVPMIQSGELKGFALVMHEEPYHFAFDTFKLLQSLIHHSTLAFTNSMLREELEKMVVTDHLTKLYSRGYLDDKMNLSMLEDQQGTFILIDIDNFKSVNDQYGHQVGDEVLIQLARQIAQNIRGTDIGARWGGEELAIYLPGAPLDTGVMIANRLVEKVEKNTNPNVTVSCGVSTWIRGQEDTTKTVFKRADQALYKAKGSGKNKVVVQNEDQSCFSDKV; encoded by the coding sequence ATGGAAGAATTATTGGAACGCGAGATTATATTAGAACTGAAAAGCCGATTTTTTGATTTGATCAGTACTGGCAGATTATCTTTTTCTTTCTTAGAAGTTCTCTCGCAAATGATGGTTATTTTAAAAGAACTCCTGCAAGTTGATGAAATTGACTTCTACGGCTGCCAGGAATGGAAACAGGGAATGCACCTGCAGGCTACAACACGTTTATCAACAAATGACAGTGTGGTTGGTACTTTTCCTGATTGTCTGGTAAGTGAATTGACTGAGAAACCCTATTCTTTCATTAAATATCCAGAATCTATGCCTCAGTACGAACTGTTGCTTGTATTGGCCGGTAATGAAAAACCAAAGGGTTTGTTCGGCTTTCAATTCAGCGGTGGTTCACTGTCCCGGTTATCAGACCGGTTCTTTAATAGGCTTTCTTATGAGTGCAATCTATTCATTGAGAAGGCGCGTAGCCTGGCGTATACAATGGAAGAAGAAAAAAGATATAAGCAATTATTCAGGGTGACGAAGAAATTCCATTCGACTATGGATATGGATGCCGTGCTTGGTGAAATCATATCCACCCTAAGGGAAGTATATCCTTCTTTTACCTACTACCTGCTTTTGTCCCATGACCACAAGGGATATGGAGGATTGCCGGTTAAAGACCTTGAATACGATAGCGATAACCTGACTGCTATGCAGTCATATGTAAGCGGGCAAATCCAATTCGAGGACTCTGTTGTTGAAAAAAATTCCATCATGTACGCACCTTTAAAAGGAAAACAGGGTGTTTATGGAGTTTTGCAGGTCATTGCGCCGAACTCACTTGTTTTTCCGCAAAATGAGGTGGAGTTCATCAAGTTGCTAGCCAATACCGCGGGCAGTGCGTTGGAAAACGCCAAGCTTTATGAACAGTCCAGGAAATTGATTGCCGATTTGCAGTTGATCAATGAAACATCGCATCAATTGAATACAAGCCTTCGTCTAACGGATACCATGAAGTTTATCTGCGGGCAAATCATCAAATCCTTTAATGCTCAGGAAGTCGGTTTCATCATGCTTGATGAAGACCACGATGATTACTCAGTCCTGCAAGGCAGCACAAGCTTTTTCTTTTCAAAGGATGCTTCCAGCTATATAATGAGGATCGCCAAACGAATCAAGCAGGAAATGGAACCATTATTCATCGGAGATATCTCCTTTGATAGTGATGACTCCTCTTTACACTTCCACTCGATTATGGGTGTCCCGATGATCCAGAGCGGGGAATTAAAGGGTTTTGCACTTGTCATGCATGAGGAGCCGTATCACTTTGCGTTTGACACATTCAAGCTGCTGCAGTCTCTTATCCACCATTCAACATTGGCTTTTACCAATTCAATGCTGCGTGAAGAGCTGGAGAAAATGGTTGTTACGGATCATTTGACGAAGCTGTATTCTCGTGGGTATTTGGATGACAAAATGAATCTTTCCATGCTTGAAGATCAACAGGGAACCTTTATTTTGATTGATATTGATAATTTTAAAAGCGTTAATGATCAGTATGGCCATCAGGTGGGAGACGAGGTCCTCATCCAGCTGGCCCGCCAGATTGCGCAGAATATCCGCGGGACTGACATTGGTGCCAGATGGGGCGGGGAGGAACTGGCGATTTATTTGCCAGGGGCTCCTCTCGATACTGGTGTCATGATTGCGAACAGACTAGTAGAAAAAGTAGAAAAAAATACGAACCCGAATGTCACGGTTTCATGCGGGGTATCCACATGGATCAGAGGACAGGAAGACACGACCAAGACCGTGTTCAAAAGGGCGGACCAGGCTCTTTATAAAGCAAAGGGCTCAGGAAAAAATAAAGTAGTCGTACAGAATGAAGACCAGTCTTGCTTTAGTGATAAAGTATAA
- the rpsD gene encoding 30S ribosomal protein S4 produces MARYTGPSWKLSRRLGISLSGTGKELEKRPYAPGPHGPNQRKKLSEYGLQLQEKQKLRHMYGVTERQFRNLFDKAGKMPGKHGENFMILLEARLDNVVYRLGLARTRRAARQLVNHGHIMVDGARVDIPSYRVAPGQTITLREKSRNLDVVKEAIEVNNFVPDFLTFDADKLEGTFTRMPERSELPAEINEALIVEFYSR; encoded by the coding sequence ATGGCTCGTTATACCGGCCCAAGCTGGAAACTATCCCGCCGTCTTGGAATTTCACTAAGCGGTACAGGTAAAGAATTAGAAAAACGCCCTTACGCACCAGGTCCTCATGGTCCTAACCAGCGTAAAAAGCTTTCCGAATACGGATTGCAATTACAAGAGAAGCAAAAGCTTCGCCACATGTACGGAGTTACTGAGCGCCAGTTCCGTAACTTGTTCGACAAAGCAGGCAAAATGCCTGGTAAGCACGGCGAAAACTTCATGATTCTTCTTGAAGCTCGTCTTGACAACGTTGTTTACCGTCTTGGTCTTGCTCGCACTCGTCGTGCAGCTCGCCAGTTAGTAAACCACGGCCACATCATGGTTGATGGCGCACGCGTAGATATCCCATCTTACCGCGTAGCTCCAGGACAAACAATCACACTTCGTGAAAAGTCTCGCAACCTTGATGTAGTTAAAGAAGCAATCGAAGTTAACAACTTCGTACCAGACTTCTTGACTTTCGACGCAGACAAGCTAGAAGGAACATTCACTCGTATGCCTGAGCGTTCTGAACTTCCAGCTGAAATCAACGAAGCTCTTATCGTTGAATTCTACTCTCGTTAA
- the tyrS gene encoding tyrosine--tRNA ligase has product MELLKDLEWRGIIYQQTDEEGMKDLLSKEKISLYCGVDPTADSMHIGHLLPFLTLRRFQNAGHRPIVLVGGATGLIGDPSGKSEERKLQTLEQVQLNVDGIRKQLEQIFSVEGENGAMMVNNYDWAGSMDVVTFLRDFGKHVGVNYMLAKDTIASRLETGISFTEFTYTILQAMDFYHLYEKHDCKLQIGGSDQWGNITTGLELIRKMSAEGSKAFGLTIPLVTKADGTKFGKSESGAVWLDPEKTSPYEFYQFWINTADADVVKYLKFFTFLEKEEIEALEKAVEEEPHLRKAQKALAEEMTRMIHGEESLQQAIRISAALFSGDIKNLSADEIKQGFKDVPSFTVEGEEEQGLVDLLVAAKISPSKRQAREDVTNGAVSLNGERVTDTAYVLSDADKIEGQFTIVRRGKKKYFMIKY; this is encoded by the coding sequence ATGGAATTACTAAAAGACCTCGAATGGCGCGGGATTATTTACCAGCAAACAGATGAAGAGGGAATGAAGGACCTGCTTTCGAAGGAGAAAATTTCTTTATACTGTGGTGTCGATCCAACTGCAGACAGCATGCACATTGGACACCTTCTTCCTTTCCTGACTCTGCGCCGTTTCCAGAATGCTGGGCATCGTCCAATCGTCCTTGTCGGTGGAGCGACCGGCTTGATTGGCGACCCAAGCGGCAAGAGTGAGGAACGTAAACTGCAGACACTTGAACAAGTTCAACTGAATGTAGACGGCATCAGGAAGCAGCTTGAGCAAATTTTCAGCGTTGAAGGCGAAAATGGAGCGATGATGGTCAATAACTATGACTGGGCAGGGTCCATGGATGTCGTTACATTCCTGCGCGACTTTGGAAAGCATGTTGGCGTGAATTACATGCTGGCAAAAGATACAATCGCTTCAAGACTTGAAACAGGTATTTCTTTTACAGAATTCACTTACACAATCCTGCAGGCAATGGATTTCTACCACTTATACGAAAAGCACGACTGCAAGCTCCAGATTGGCGGCAGCGACCAGTGGGGCAATATTACGACAGGTCTCGAACTGATCCGTAAAATGTCTGCAGAAGGCTCAAAAGCTTTCGGCCTGACAATCCCGCTTGTCACGAAGGCAGATGGAACGAAATTCGGAAAGTCAGAAAGTGGTGCTGTATGGCTTGACCCGGAAAAAACGTCACCGTACGAGTTCTACCAGTTCTGGATCAACACAGCTGATGCCGATGTTGTGAAATACTTGAAGTTCTTTACTTTCCTAGAAAAAGAAGAAATTGAAGCGCTGGAAAAAGCGGTTGAGGAAGAGCCACATCTTCGCAAGGCTCAAAAAGCTCTTGCTGAAGAAATGACACGCATGATCCATGGTGAAGAATCCCTTCAGCAGGCAATCAGGATCTCAGCGGCACTTTTCAGCGGAGATATCAAGAACCTTAGCGCTGATGAAATCAAACAAGGCTTCAAGGATGTTCCTTCTTTTACAGTAGAAGGGGAGGAAGAGCAAGGATTAGTCGACCTGCTGGTTGCAGCGAAAATCTCGCCATCCAAGCGTCAGGCCCGTGAAGATGTTACAAACGGTGCAGTCTCCCTGAATGGAGAGCGCGTCACCGACACTGCATATGTCCTTAGCGATGCAGATAAGATCGAAGGCCAGTTCACGATCGTCCGCCGTGGTAAAAAGAAGTACTTTATGATTAAATACTAG
- a CDS encoding transglycosylase domain-containing protein yields the protein MHEGKQAWKEKLKSFGAFFTNKKTVKGARITYSVVWNMLLLLIIVLVLGAGFAGGAGAGYFASLVKDEQIRPYENMRKDIYNYEETSDLYFDNDVYLGKLRTDLYREEVKLDDMSKHLVNAVVATEDEYFYEHDGVVPKAIMRALFQEVTNSATSSGGSTLTQQLIKNQILTNEISFERKAKEILLALRLEKFFDKKEILEAYLNVATFGRNANGSNIAGVQAAAKGIFGKDAKDLTLPQAAFIAGLPQSPFGYTPFSSDHGKLKDPAGLEPGMSRYKTVITRMHGAGFISDEEFKEAINYDITKDFVKEVPSDNTVEEYPFLTFEIEARSVEILAKILAERDGYELEDLKKDDKLMAEYQALADRDLRQNGYKIYTTINKEIYEKMQITAKKYPYYGSDKPQEVPDPDDPNKTTIVKEPVEIGATLIENKTGKIISFVGGRNFKREQTNHATRAPRQNGSTMKPLLVYAPAMELGKLHPGSVLPDVQVFLYGKSKPWPNNYDMKYSGLTSARHALTKSYNVPAVLAYKSIIGQRPANFLDKMGFSNLQPHDYTNLSTAIGSLRGGVTVEENTNAFGTFANGGKFIDAYMIEKIVDKNGEVVFQHKSEPVDVFSPQTSYLTIDMMRDVINRGTATAVKGRLKFGSDWAGKTGTGHEYIDSWFVATNPNVSFGVWLGYDTPKPLERKYNGLTYGVRTQYIWADLMNDAYDVAPKLVDPEERFKMPGGIVKRSYCAVSGLLPSSACSKAGLVESDYFIAKYAPSKVDDSLVENKFVTVGDKRYIALDSTPSEFTDTGVILNPEYMESIIGHKIRDPQQLIPKKDAWNKILVADDKLSENGKNPAALGIKLSGKTITWGKHPENDIVGYRVYNNKKKVGSIKAGEALSFNAGDGSFYVTAVDIAGKESAPSNIIEIGKKPEPKDPPKEDKPKDPKPKDPPPTDPKPKDPPEPPPGDGDGDGDGEGNGNGDGN from the coding sequence ATGCATGAAGGAAAACAGGCTTGGAAAGAGAAGCTTAAATCCTTTGGTGCTTTTTTTACGAATAAAAAGACCGTAAAAGGAGCCAGGATTACTTATTCGGTTGTCTGGAACATGCTGTTGTTATTGATCATTGTGCTTGTCCTCGGTGCTGGATTTGCCGGAGGAGCAGGTGCAGGGTATTTTGCATCCCTTGTCAAAGATGAACAAATCCGACCTTATGAAAATATGAGGAAAGATATTTACAACTACGAGGAAACATCGGATTTATATTTTGATAACGATGTTTATCTTGGCAAGCTCCGGACGGATTTATACCGTGAGGAAGTAAAGCTTGACGATATGTCGAAGCATTTGGTGAATGCAGTAGTCGCAACAGAAGATGAGTATTTTTACGAGCATGATGGCGTCGTTCCAAAAGCAATCATGCGTGCACTTTTCCAGGAAGTCACAAACTCGGCAACATCTTCCGGGGGGAGTACACTTACGCAACAGCTCATCAAGAACCAAATCCTGACGAATGAAATTTCATTCGAACGTAAAGCAAAAGAGATTCTGCTTGCGCTTCGTCTTGAGAAGTTTTTTGATAAAAAAGAAATCCTTGAAGCCTATTTGAATGTCGCTACGTTCGGTCGTAACGCGAACGGCAGCAACATTGCCGGTGTACAGGCTGCAGCGAAAGGAATCTTCGGAAAAGATGCAAAGGACCTGACATTGCCTCAGGCCGCTTTTATCGCAGGTCTTCCACAGAGCCCATTCGGCTATACGCCATTCAGCAGCGACCACGGCAAGCTAAAGGACCCGGCAGGACTAGAACCAGGCATGTCCAGGTACAAGACGGTCATTACAAGAATGCATGGTGCAGGCTTCATTTCCGATGAAGAGTTCAAGGAAGCGATCAACTATGATATCACTAAAGACTTTGTAAAAGAAGTTCCTAGTGATAATACTGTTGAGGAATATCCTTTCTTGACGTTTGAAATCGAGGCCCGTTCGGTAGAAATCCTGGCTAAGATACTTGCTGAGCGAGATGGCTATGAATTAGAAGACTTGAAAAAAGACGATAAATTGATGGCGGAATACCAAGCTCTCGCTGACAGGGACCTTCGCCAAAATGGTTATAAGATTTATACGACCATCAATAAAGAGATTTATGAAAAGATGCAGATAACAGCAAAGAAGTACCCTTACTATGGTAGTGATAAACCTCAGGAAGTTCCAGATCCAGATGATCCAAATAAAACAACCATAGTCAAAGAGCCAGTTGAAATCGGTGCCACACTGATTGAGAACAAAACTGGTAAAATCATCAGTTTTGTCGGCGGCCGCAATTTCAAGCGTGAACAGACGAACCATGCTACTAGAGCTCCTAGGCAGAACGGTTCAACAATGAAGCCGCTGCTAGTTTATGCCCCAGCAATGGAGCTGGGCAAATTACACCCGGGTTCTGTTCTGCCAGACGTCCAGGTATTTTTGTATGGAAAAAGCAAACCTTGGCCAAACAACTATGACATGAAGTACAGTGGTTTGACCTCTGCGAGACATGCTTTGACTAAATCTTATAATGTCCCAGCTGTACTGGCTTATAAGAGCATTATCGGGCAAAGACCTGCTAATTTCCTGGATAAGATGGGCTTCTCCAATCTGCAGCCTCATGACTATACTAATTTATCGACTGCTATTGGTTCCCTTCGCGGCGGTGTCACAGTCGAAGAAAACACCAACGCATTTGGTACATTTGCTAATGGCGGAAAGTTCATTGATGCTTATATGATCGAGAAGATAGTCGACAAAAATGGTGAAGTCGTATTCCAGCATAAATCCGAACCAGTAGATGTGTTCAGTCCACAGACATCGTATTTAACGATTGATATGATGCGTGACGTTATTAACAGGGGTACTGCAACTGCTGTAAAAGGCAGGTTGAAGTTCGGTTCTGATTGGGCCGGCAAAACAGGGACTGGTCATGAGTACATCGATTCTTGGTTTGTGGCAACCAATCCGAATGTCTCTTTCGGAGTCTGGCTCGGATATGACACACCTAAACCATTGGAAAGAAAATATAATGGACTTACCTATGGAGTCCGGACCCAATACATCTGGGCAGACTTAATGAACGACGCCTATGACGTTGCTCCTAAGCTAGTCGATCCAGAAGAGCGCTTCAAGATGCCTGGCGGAATCGTCAAGAGATCTTATTGTGCAGTTTCAGGTTTGTTGCCTTCAAGTGCTTGCTCTAAAGCAGGACTTGTTGAATCAGATTACTTTATTGCAAAGTATGCTCCATCAAAGGTTGATGACAGCCTTGTCGAGAACAAATTCGTAACCGTTGGTGATAAGCGCTATATCGCACTTGATTCAACACCATCCGAGTTCACGGATACTGGAGTAATCCTGAACCCAGAATACATGGAAAGCATTATCGGCCATAAAATCAGGGATCCTCAGCAGCTTATTCCTAAAAAGGATGCATGGAACAAGATTCTTGTTGCGGACGATAAGTTAAGCGAAAATGGAAAGAACCCAGCAGCACTGGGTATCAAGCTTTCCGGTAAAACAATCACATGGGGCAAGCACCCTGAAAATGATATTGTCGGCTATCGAGTCTATAACAACAAGAAGAAAGTCGGCAGCATCAAAGCGGGAGAAGCCTTGAGTTTCAATGCAGGAGACGGTTCATTCTATGTTACTGCAGTCGATATTGCCGGAAAAGAATCCGCTCCATCCAATATTATTGAAATTGGCAAAAAGCCAGAGCCTAAGGATCCTCCAAAGGAAGACAAACCGAAGGATCCAAAACCGAAAGACCCTCCTCCAACTGATCCTAAACCAAAAGATCCTCCTGAACCACCGCCTGGAGATGGTGATGGTGACGGTGACGGTGAAGGAAACGGCAATGGCGATGGAAATTAG